The following are from one region of the Polaribacter marinaquae genome:
- the gmd gene encoding GDP-mannose 4,6-dehydratase, whose product MKVALITGITGQDGSYLAELLLEKGYMVHGIKRRASLFNTDRIDHLYQDPHDPNQRLKLHYGDLTDSMNLTRIIQECQPDEIYNLGAMSHVKVSFDMPEYVGNVDGLGTLRILEAVRLLGLTNKTRIYQASTSELFGGLPENKNERGFYDENSPLYPRSPYGVAKIYGFWITKNYREAYNMFACNGLLFNHESPRRGETFVTRKITRAVAKIALGLQEKVYLGNLDAKRDWGHAKDYVRMMWMILQADQPEDWVIATGVTTTVRDFVRMAFGEVGIELEFKGEGVDEKAFVTACNHKDFQVEIGKEVLSIDPTYFRPTEVDLLLGDPTKAKEKLGWVPEYDLAALVKDMMQGDVALMKKDVDLLKAGHEILKQAE is encoded by the coding sequence ATGAAAGTAGCATTAATCACGGGGATTACAGGTCAAGATGGATCGTATTTGGCAGAACTATTATTGGAAAAAGGATATATGGTTCATGGTATTAAAAGAAGAGCTTCTTTGTTTAATACGGATAGAATAGATCACTTATATCAAGACCCACACGACCCCAATCAAAGATTAAAATTACATTATGGCGATTTGACAGATTCAATGAATTTAACGCGAATCATACAAGAATGTCAACCCGATGAAATTTATAATTTAGGAGCAATGTCGCACGTTAAAGTTTCGTTTGATATGCCTGAATATGTAGGAAATGTTGATGGATTAGGGACACTTAGAATATTAGAAGCAGTTCGATTGTTAGGATTAACAAATAAAACTAGAATTTATCAAGCTTCTACTTCAGAATTGTTTGGTGGTTTACCTGAAAATAAAAATGAACGAGGATTTTATGATGAAAATTCCCCTTTATATCCTAGATCTCCCTATGGAGTAGCTAAAATATATGGTTTTTGGATTACTAAAAACTACAGAGAAGCATATAACATGTTTGCTTGTAACGGACTTTTGTTTAATCATGAATCTCCTAGAAGAGGAGAAACTTTTGTAACAAGAAAAATTACACGTGCTGTTGCTAAAATTGCTTTAGGCTTGCAAGAAAAAGTGTATTTAGGAAATCTAGATGCAAAACGTGATTGGGGACATGCAAAAGATTATGTACGTATGATGTGGATGATTTTACAAGCAGATCAACCAGAAGATTGGGTAATTGCTACAGGAGTTACAACTACTGTTCGTGATTTTGTAAGAATGGCTTTTGGTGAAGTAGGAATAGAATTAGAATTTAAAGGAGAAGGTGTTGACGAAAAAGCATTTGTTACAGCTTGTAATCATAAAGACTTTCAAGTCGAAATAGGTAAAGAAGTTTTATCAATAGATCCTACTTATTTTAGACCAACAGAAGTTGATTTACTATTAGGAGATCCAACAAAAGCGAAAGAAAAATTAGGTTGGGTTCCAGAATATGATTTGGCTGCCTTAGTAAAAGATATGATGCAAGGAGATGTTGCCTTAATGAAAAAAGATGTTGATTTGTTAAAGGCAGGTCATGAAATTTTAAAGCAGGCGGAGTAA
- a CDS encoding four helix bundle protein — translation MKDFRKYDIWTDSMELVDYVYSFVEAFSNSEKYGLSSQITRSEVSIPSNIAEGASRNSEKDFARFLKIGLGSAFELETQLIIAERIKYISESHIEESILKLNSLQKRIYALRRKIIN, via the coding sequence TTGAAGGATTTTAGAAAATATGATATTTGGACAGATAGTATGGAACTTGTTGATTACGTTTATTCGTTTGTAGAAGCTTTTTCCAATTCCGAAAAATATGGATTGAGTTCTCAGATAACACGATCTGAGGTTTCAATTCCTTCAAATATTGCAGAAGGAGCATCTAGAAATTCAGAAAAGGATTTTGCAAGGTTTTTGAAAATAGGATTGGGGTCAGCTTTTGAATTAGAAACACAATTAATCATAGCTGAAAGAATAAAGTATATATCAGAATCTCATATAGAGGAAAGTATTTTGAAGCTAAATAGTTTACAGAAAAGAATATACGCACTGAGAAGAAAAATTATAAATTAA
- a CDS encoding GDP-L-fucose synthase — MNKHTKIYIAGHRGMVGSAVWRALEKKGYTNLIGKTSKELDLKNQVDVLDFLVTEKPEAIIDAAARVGGILANNDFPYQFLMENMQIQNNLIDSALKSGINKFIFLGSSCIYPKLAPQPLKEEYLLTDSLEPTNEWYAIAKITGVKACQAIRKQFKKDFVSLMPTNLYGYFDNFDLETSHVLPAMLRKFHEAKINGNSDVTLWGSGTPMREFLFVEDMAEAVVYALENKLPEYLYNVGSGKDITIKELAETIQKVTGHEGDIVWDAEKPDGTPRKLMDVSKMQHIGWEYSTELQDGIEKTYEWFLENIENIKEVKLT, encoded by the coding sequence ATGAATAAACATACAAAAATTTATATTGCTGGTCATCGCGGAATGGTAGGGTCTGCAGTTTGGAGAGCTTTAGAGAAAAAAGGTTATACAAATCTAATAGGTAAAACAAGTAAAGAATTAGATTTAAAAAATCAAGTAGACGTTCTCGATTTTCTCGTGACAGAAAAACCAGAGGCTATTATTGATGCAGCTGCAAGAGTTGGTGGGATTTTAGCAAACAATGATTTTCCATACCAATTTCTAATGGAAAACATGCAAATTCAAAATAATTTAATTGATAGTGCTCTTAAATCTGGTATCAATAAATTTATTTTTTTAGGAAGCTCTTGTATTTATCCAAAGTTGGCTCCACAACCACTTAAGGAAGAATACTTGCTAACAGACTCGTTAGAGCCAACTAACGAATGGTATGCAATTGCAAAAATAACAGGTGTAAAAGCTTGTCAAGCTATCAGAAAACAGTTTAAAAAAGATTTTGTGAGCTTGATGCCAACAAATCTATATGGATATTTTGATAATTTCGATTTAGAAACATCACATGTTTTACCTGCAATGTTACGAAAGTTTCATGAAGCTAAAATTAATGGAAATTCAGATGTGACGTTATGGGGTAGTGGAACACCAATGAGAGAATTTTTATTTGTAGAAGATATGGCAGAAGCAGTAGTTTACGCTTTAGAGAACAAATTGCCAGAATACTTGTATAATGTTGGTTCTGGTAAAGATATTACAATAAAAGAACTGGCAGAAACCATTCAAAAAGTTACAGGACACGAAGGTGATATTGTATGGGATGCTGAAAAACCAGATGGAACGCCAAGAAAATTAATGGATGTGTCAAAAATGCAACATATCGGTTGGGAATACTCAACAGAATTACAAGATGGAATTGAAAAAACCTATGAATGGTTTTTAGAAAATATTGAGAATATAAAAGAAGTAAAGTTAACGTAG
- a CDS encoding UDP-glucose/GDP-mannose dehydrogenase family protein: MNIAVIGSGYVGLVSGTCFAEMGNKVTCVDIDQNKIQKLEQGIIPIFEPGLEQMVLKNVKNNNLFFTTQLGEAISDAEIVFIAVGTPMGDDGSADLQYVLAVAKSIGETMGKRLIVVDKSTVPIGTADKVKATIQSELDKRGENIEFHVVSNPEFLKEGAAIDDFMKPDRVVIGSDSDYAFDKMKQLYSPFFRTHDRFITMDIRSAEMTKYAANTMLATKISFMNEIANICERVGADANKVRIGIGSDKRIGYSFIYPGAGYGGSCFPKDVKALKKIAEENGYKANLIESVENVNDAQKLVIANKIVKRFGEDLTGFTFGLWGLAFKPGTDDMREAPAIYIVKELEKRGAKVNAYDPKAIEESKEFYLKDAKNIKYCNSKYEVLQGADALILLTEWKEFRSPDFEEIKTQLKLPIIFDGRNQYNAFNLGDNGFEYFQIGK; this comes from the coding sequence ATGAATATAGCTGTTATAGGCTCTGGTTATGTAGGTTTAGTTTCTGGGACTTGTTTTGCTGAAATGGGAAATAAGGTAACTTGTGTTGATATTGATCAAAATAAAATACAGAAATTAGAACAAGGGATTATTCCTATTTTTGAACCAGGCTTGGAGCAAATGGTTTTAAAAAATGTAAAAAATAATAATTTGTTTTTTACAACGCAATTAGGTGAAGCAATTAGCGATGCCGAAATTGTGTTTATTGCTGTTGGTACGCCAATGGGAGATGATGGTTCTGCAGATTTGCAATACGTTTTAGCGGTTGCTAAATCTATTGGAGAAACTATGGGTAAAAGATTAATTGTTGTTGATAAATCTACAGTTCCTATTGGTACTGCAGATAAAGTGAAAGCAACAATTCAATCTGAATTAGATAAACGAGGAGAAAATATTGAGTTTCATGTCGTATCAAATCCGGAATTTTTAAAAGAAGGTGCAGCTATTGATGATTTTATGAAACCCGATAGAGTGGTGATAGGTTCAGATTCCGATTATGCTTTTGATAAAATGAAGCAATTGTATTCTCCTTTCTTTAGAACACATGATCGCTTTATCACTATGGATATTCGTTCTGCGGAAATGACAAAATATGCTGCAAATACAATGTTAGCAACAAAAATTTCATTTATGAATGAGATCGCGAATATTTGTGAAAGGGTTGGTGCAGATGCCAATAAAGTAAGAATTGGTATTGGCTCAGATAAAAGAATTGGTTACAGTTTTATTTACCCTGGCGCAGGTTACGGAGGCTCATGTTTTCCTAAGGATGTTAAAGCTCTAAAGAAGATTGCCGAAGAAAATGGTTATAAAGCAAATTTAATTGAGTCTGTTGAAAACGTTAATGATGCTCAAAAATTAGTGATTGCTAACAAAATAGTAAAACGTTTTGGAGAGGACTTAACAGGATTTACTTTTGGTTTATGGGGATTAGCTTTTAAGCCAGGAACTGATGATATGAGGGAAGCTCCGGCTATTTATATCGTTAAAGAATTAGAAAAAAGAGGAGCAAAAGTAAACGCTTATGATCCGAAAGCAATAGAAGAGTCTAAAGAGTTTTACTTAAAAGATGCAAAAAATATAAAATATTGTAATTCTAAATATGAAGTTTTACAAGGTGCTGATGCCTTAATTTTGTTAACAGAATGGAAGGAGTTTAGATCTCCTGATTTTGAAGAGATTAAAACACAATTGAAATTACCAATTATTTTTGATGGTAGAAATCAATATAATGCATTTAATTTAGGAGACAATGGATTTGAATATTTTCAAATTGGAAAATAG
- a CDS encoding adenylyltransferase/cytidyltransferase family protein, producing MKIGITFSAFDLLHSGHIKMLEDAKRECDYLICGLQTDPTLDRPEKNRPVQSVVERYIQLKGCKYVDEIVPYATEQDLEDVLRSFKIDVRIIGDEYASKMFTGRQYCEEKGIELYFNKREHRFSSSGLRKEVQEKENLKVKDK from the coding sequence ATGAAAATAGGGATAACTTTTAGTGCGTTTGATTTGTTACATTCAGGTCATATAAAGATGTTAGAAGATGCTAAACGCGAGTGTGATTATCTAATTTGTGGTTTACAAACTGATCCAACTTTAGATCGACCGGAAAAAAATAGACCAGTACAATCTGTAGTAGAAAGATATATTCAGTTGAAAGGATGTAAATATGTAGATGAAATTGTTCCTTATGCAACAGAGCAAGATTTAGAAGATGTTTTAAGATCATTTAAAATCGATGTTCGTATTATTGGTGATGAGTATGCAAGTAAGATGTTTACTGGTAGACAGTATTGCGAAGAAAAAGGTATAGAATTATATTTCAATAAAAGAGAGCATCGTTTTTCTAGTAGCGGATTGCGTAAAGAGGTGCAAGAAAAAGAAAATTTAAAAGTTAAGGACAAATAG
- a CDS encoding adenylyltransferase/cytidyltransferase family protein: MKKKAIIVSGYFNPIHKGHLEYFNNAKNLADELFVIVNSDLQRALKGSKEFQKEEERLFIVQNIKAVDKVFISIDKDRTVCASIKHLHDTYGDEYQLGFANGGDQNNNSIPEVPICKELGIDLIDGLGDKIQSSSWLLNKK; the protein is encoded by the coding sequence ATGAAGAAAAAAGCAATCATCGTATCTGGTTACTTTAACCCGATTCATAAAGGACATTTAGAGTATTTTAATAACGCTAAAAATTTAGCAGACGAATTATTTGTAATTGTTAATAGCGATTTACAAAGAGCGTTAAAGGGTTCTAAAGAATTTCAAAAGGAAGAAGAGCGTTTATTTATTGTTCAGAATATAAAAGCTGTTGATAAAGTATTTATATCTATAGATAAAGATAGAACGGTTTGTGCTTCAATTAAACATCTTCATGATACTTACGGAGACGAATATCAATTAGGTTTTGCAAATGGTGGAGATCAAAATAATAATTCTATTCCAGAGGTGCCAATTTGCAAAGAATTAGGTATTGATTTAATTGATGGTTTAGGAGATAAAATACAATCATCTTCTTGGTTGTTAAATAAAAAATAA
- a CDS encoding Gfo/Idh/MocA family oxidoreductase: MKNFALIGAAGYIAPRHLKAIKDTNNNLVAALDKFDSVGVMDSFFPNADFFVEFERFDRHIEKLKRNQNTNLDYVSICTPNYLHDSHIRMALRRGADAICEKPIVLNPWNIDALAAIEKESQGKINTILQLRLHQSIIQLKNKVDLANKKGKYDIDLTYITSRGKWYDISWKGDEAKSGGIATNIGVHFYDMLSWIFGKVQNNVVHLREKNKAAGFLEFENARVRWFLSIDENDLPKEVKEKLQRTYRSITIDNEELEFSNGFTELHTKSYQKILLNEGFGLDEVKNSIEIVHDIRNKAILQTGEKHPFVK; this comes from the coding sequence ATGAAAAACTTTGCATTAATAGGTGCCGCAGGTTACATTGCACCAAGACATTTAAAAGCGATAAAGGATACTAATAATAATTTAGTTGCTGCTTTAGATAAATTTGATTCTGTTGGTGTAATGGATAGCTTTTTTCCGAATGCAGATTTTTTTGTTGAATTCGAGAGATTTGATAGGCATATAGAGAAGTTAAAGAGAAATCAAAATACAAATTTAGATTACGTAAGTATTTGTACTCCTAATTATTTACATGATTCTCACATAAGAATGGCGTTAAGAAGAGGTGCAGACGCTATTTGCGAAAAGCCAATTGTATTAAATCCTTGGAATATTGATGCTTTAGCGGCAATTGAAAAAGAGTCTCAAGGTAAAATAAATACCATTCTTCAGTTAAGATTGCATCAATCTATTATTCAATTGAAAAATAAAGTAGATTTAGCAAATAAAAAAGGGAAGTACGATATTGATTTAACATATATTACTTCGAGAGGTAAATGGTATGATATTTCATGGAAGGGTGATGAGGCTAAATCGGGCGGAATAGCAACTAATATAGGTGTTCATTTTTATGATATGTTGTCTTGGATTTTTGGAAAAGTTCAAAATAATGTTGTTCATTTAAGAGAAAAAAACAAAGCTGCCGGTTTTTTAGAGTTTGAAAATGCAAGAGTGCGTTGGTTTTTATCTATCGACGAAAATGATTTGCCAAAAGAGGTTAAAGAGAAATTACAACGAACATATAGATCTATAACTATTGATAATGAAGAGCTAGAGTTTAGTAATGGGTTTACAGAATTGCATACCAAAAGTTATCAAAAGATTTTATTAAATGAAGGTTTTGGGTTGGATGAGGTAAAAAACTCTATAGAAATCGTTCATGATATCAGAAATAAAGCTATATTACAAACAGGTGAAAAACACCCCTTTGTAAAGTAA
- a CDS encoding nucleotide sugar dehydrogenase, with amino-acid sequence MSKIKITIIGLGYVGLPLARLFATKYAVVGFDINENRVADLKTGVDSTLEIEEDVLKEVLVDDNNHEKGLFFTTSKEDIKDSNYYIVTVPTPVDKNNRPVLTPLIKASELIGGVLKKDDIVIYESTVYPGATEEDCIPVLENISGLEFNKDFFAGYSPERINPGDKKHTVDKILKVTSGSNKETGIKVDKLYNSVITAGTHLASSIKVAEAAKVIENSQRDINIAFVNELAKIFNLMDINTQDVLAAAGTKWNFLPFKPGLVGGHCIGVDPYYLAQKAQEFGYHPEIILSGRRVNDSMGKYVASEVAKLMIKEGVEVKDAAVLVLGITFKENCPDVRNTKAVDVVNELVDFGTNVTIFDPCADPAQVKKEYNLESQTTLPNKKFDAIVLTVSHKEYKTINLNSLKNEKAVVYDVKNFFDSKVVDKSL; translated from the coding sequence ATGAGTAAAATAAAAATCACAATAATCGGTTTAGGGTATGTAGGGTTGCCATTGGCTAGACTTTTTGCTACAAAATATGCTGTAGTTGGTTTTGATATCAACGAAAATAGAGTTGCTGATTTAAAGACAGGTGTCGATTCTACTTTAGAAATAGAAGAAGATGTTTTAAAAGAGGTTTTAGTTGATGATAATAATCACGAAAAAGGATTGTTTTTCACAACGTCTAAAGAAGATATTAAAGATAGTAATTACTACATAGTTACAGTTCCAACTCCCGTAGATAAAAATAACAGACCTGTTTTAACTCCTTTAATAAAAGCAAGCGAACTAATTGGAGGTGTGCTAAAAAAGGATGATATCGTTATATATGAATCAACTGTTTATCCAGGAGCAACTGAAGAAGATTGTATTCCGGTTTTAGAAAATATTTCTGGTTTAGAATTTAATAAAGATTTTTTTGCAGGTTATTCGCCAGAAAGAATAAATCCAGGAGATAAAAAACATACTGTCGATAAAATATTAAAAGTAACATCGGGCTCTAATAAAGAAACCGGTATTAAAGTTGATAAATTATACAATTCTGTAATTACGGCAGGAACCCATTTGGCATCATCAATTAAGGTTGCAGAAGCTGCAAAAGTTATCGAAAACTCTCAAAGAGATATTAATATTGCTTTTGTAAATGAGTTGGCGAAAATTTTTAATTTAATGGATATTAATACACAAGATGTTTTAGCCGCTGCTGGTACAAAATGGAATTTTTTACCATTTAAACCAGGTTTGGTTGGCGGACATTGTATTGGTGTTGATCCATATTACTTAGCGCAAAAAGCCCAAGAGTTTGGGTATCATCCAGAAATTATTCTTTCTGGTAGAAGAGTGAATGATAGTATGGGGAAATATGTTGCTTCTGAAGTTGCGAAACTAATGATAAAAGAAGGTGTTGAGGTTAAAGATGCAGCTGTGTTGGTGTTGGGTATTACTTTTAAAGAAAATTGTCCTGATGTTAGAAATACAAAAGCAGTTGATGTTGTAAATGAGTTAGTTGATTTTGGAACAAATGTTACAATTTTCGATCCATGTGCAGATCCTGCTCAAGTTAAAAAAGAATACAATTTAGAGTCTCAAACTACGTTACCAAATAAAAAGTTTGATGCAATTGTGTTAACAGTTTCTCATAAGGAATATAAAACGATAAATTTGAATTCTTTAAAAAATGAGAAAGCTGTAGTATACGATGTTAAGAATTTTTTCGATTCAAAAGTAGTAGATAAATCATTATAA
- a CDS encoding SDR family oxidoreductase — translation MDIDLSGKKILVTGGAGFIGSNLCEVLLAKENAVVCLDNFSTGKRENILSFLENPNFTLIEGDVRNIETCLKASLNVDFVLHQAALGSVPRSIKDPVTSNEVNVGGFLNMLVAAKENKVKRFVYAASSSTYGDSDSLPKVESVIGKPLSPYAITKYVNELYADVFSKTYGIETIGLRYFNVFGKRQDANGAYAAVIPKFINQLLKLESPTINGDGLHSRDFTYIDNIIQINLLSLVADKNAINTVYNAAFGDRNSLNDLVSYLKEFLSEYNSEIKNIDVIHGPNRLGDIPHSHAEIKKAKEFLNYNPKYSLKEGLKESIKWYVENL, via the coding sequence ATGGATATAGATTTATCAGGAAAAAAAATACTTGTTACAGGAGGAGCCGGATTTATAGGTTCTAATTTGTGTGAAGTATTACTGGCTAAAGAAAATGCTGTAGTTTGCTTAGATAATTTTTCAACAGGAAAAAGAGAAAATATTCTATCTTTTTTAGAGAATCCTAACTTTACTTTAATTGAAGGTGATGTAAGAAATATTGAAACTTGTTTAAAAGCAAGTTTAAATGTAGATTTTGTATTGCATCAAGCAGCATTAGGTTCTGTGCCTAGGTCTATTAAAGATCCAGTTACTTCAAACGAGGTTAATGTTGGTGGGTTTTTAAATATGTTAGTTGCGGCTAAAGAAAATAAAGTAAAAAGGTTTGTTTATGCTGCAAGTTCATCAACTTATGGTGACTCAGATTCATTGCCAAAAGTAGAATCTGTAATAGGAAAACCTTTATCGCCTTATGCAATTACTAAATATGTTAATGAGCTTTATGCAGATGTTTTTAGCAAAACATACGGGATAGAAACTATTGGTTTAAGGTATTTTAATGTCTTCGGAAAAAGACAAGATGCTAATGGTGCTTATGCGGCTGTTATTCCTAAATTTATTAATCAGTTACTTAAATTAGAATCGCCAACTATTAACGGGGATGGTTTACATTCTAGAGATTTTACGTATATTGATAATATAATTCAGATTAATTTATTGAGTTTAGTTGCTGATAAAAACGCTATAAATACAGTTTACAATGCGGCTTTCGGAGATCGAAATTCATTAAATGATTTAGTTAGTTATTTAAAAGAGTTCTTGTCAGAATATAATTCAGAAATAAAAAATATTGATGTAATTCATGGTCCTAATAGGTTAGGAGATATTCCGCATTCTCATGCAGAAATCAAGAAAGCCAAAGAATTTTTAAATTACAATCCTAAATATTCTTTAAAAGAAGGGTTGAAAGAGTCTATAAAATGGTACGTAGAAAATTTATAA
- a CDS encoding folylpolyglutamate synthase/dihydrofolate synthase family protein, whose protein sequence is MTYKETLDWMFSQLPMYQKQGKTAFKKDLTNILALSEKLNFPEKKIKTIHVGGTNGKGSTSHMLASIIQEAGYKVGLYTSPHLKNFTERIKINGEEIPEQNVTSFINKNKAFLEKQQLSFFEMTVGLAFEYFSTEKVDIAIIEVGLGGRLDSTNIITPEVSVITNIGLDHTQFLGETLPEIAFEKAGIIKKGVAVVIGEEQEEVKQVFVNKALSENALIEFASGFEEIFKTDLLGDYQKKNVKTAVRAIKKLEGFKVTDENIKKGLLNVVKNTSLKGRWQILQDSPKVICDTAHNKEGLSIVLNQLKNERFVNLHIVLGVVSDKKLDEVLPLFPKDANYYFCKPDIPRGLPAAILEEKAKEFKLFGKTFLSVKKAFGKAVSIANQDDIVYVGGSTFVVAEII, encoded by the coding sequence ATGACCTACAAAGAAACTTTAGATTGGATGTTTTCGCAATTACCGATGTATCAAAAGCAAGGTAAAACAGCGTTTAAAAAAGACTTAACCAATATTTTAGCATTATCAGAAAAGCTAAATTTTCCAGAGAAAAAAATTAAAACAATTCATGTTGGAGGTACTAACGGAAAAGGTTCTACAAGCCATATGTTGGCGTCAATCATACAAGAAGCTGGGTATAAGGTTGGCCTGTATACGTCGCCCCACTTAAAAAATTTTACAGAACGAATTAAAATTAACGGAGAAGAAATTCCAGAACAAAACGTTACCTCTTTTATTAATAAGAATAAAGCCTTTCTAGAAAAACAACAACTTTCTTTTTTTGAAATGACTGTAGGTTTGGCTTTTGAATATTTTTCAACAGAAAAAGTAGATATAGCAATTATTGAAGTTGGTTTGGGTGGTAGATTAGATTCTACAAATATAATTACACCAGAAGTTTCTGTAATTACAAATATTGGATTAGACCATACACAGTTTTTAGGAGAAACTTTACCAGAAATTGCTTTCGAAAAAGCCGGAATTATAAAAAAAGGAGTTGCGGTTGTAATTGGTGAAGAGCAGGAAGAGGTTAAGCAGGTTTTTGTAAATAAAGCCTTAAGTGAAAATGCTTTAATTGAGTTTGCATCAGGTTTCGAAGAGATATTTAAAACCGATTTGTTGGGGGATTATCAGAAGAAAAATGTTAAAACTGCAGTTAGAGCAATTAAAAAACTAGAAGGTTTCAAGGTAACAGATGAGAATATCAAAAAAGGATTATTAAACGTAGTAAAAAATACAAGTTTAAAAGGAAGGTGGCAGATTTTGCAGGATTCTCCTAAAGTTATTTGTGATACCGCTCATAATAAAGAGGGATTAAGTATAGTTTTAAATCAGTTAAAAAACGAGAGGTTTGTAAATTTACATATTGTTTTAGGCGTTGTTTCTGATAAGAAGTTAGATGAGGTTTTACCTTTATTTCCTAAAGATGCTAATTATTATTTCTGTAAACCAGACATTCCAAGAGGATTACCTGCGGCTATTCTTGAAGAAAAAGCAAAAGAATTTAAGTTATTCGGAAAAACTTTTCTCTCAGTTAAAAAGGCGTTTGGTAAAGCTGTAAGTATTGCTAATCAAGATGATATAGTTTATGTAGGAGGAAGTACTTTTGTAGTTGCAGAAATAATTTAA
- a CDS encoding energy transducer TonB — translation MAILDTGHKRKSALITATILILLIFGIYNYGMQYLDPPEEYGLAINFGDSNAGNGEPVVKSKKIAPKIIEKEEVVEEVEETIKETVKEEVITQETTKEVPVVEKVKELKKEPTKEEVKKVLEKKKPKPKPSKENQDALNKLLNGNDMSGEPKGEGDDKVEGVKGNEGGDDKSSKYYGNKGAGSGGNYNLAGRKALSKPINQPDCNEEGIVVVKIRVNKNGKVIYAKAGEKGTTNSKPCLAKPAEAAALKTIWNPDSDAPAVQTGTIIYKFSLSK, via the coding sequence ATGGCAATTTTAGATACAGGACATAAACGTAAATCTGCACTAATTACAGCAACAATCCTGATTTTATTAATCTTCGGAATTTATAATTATGGAATGCAGTATTTAGATCCGCCAGAAGAATATGGTCTTGCTATTAATTTTGGAGATTCTAATGCAGGAAACGGAGAGCCAGTTGTTAAATCAAAAAAAATAGCACCTAAAATAATTGAGAAAGAAGAGGTTGTTGAAGAGGTAGAAGAAACAATTAAAGAAACTGTAAAAGAAGAAGTGATTACACAAGAAACAACTAAGGAAGTGCCAGTTGTTGAAAAAGTGAAAGAACTAAAAAAAGAACCTACTAAAGAAGAAGTGAAAAAAGTTCTTGAAAAGAAAAAGCCTAAACCAAAACCATCAAAAGAAAATCAAGATGCATTAAACAAATTGTTAAATGGTAATGATATGTCTGGAGAGCCTAAAGGAGAAGGTGATGATAAGGTTGAAGGTGTTAAAGGGAATGAAGGAGGTGATGATAAATCCTCTAAATACTATGGTAATAAAGGTGCTGGTTCTGGCGGAAACTACAATCTTGCAGGTAGAAAAGCATTGTCTAAACCAATCAATCAACCAGATTGTAACGAAGAAGGTATCGTGGTTGTTAAGATTAGAGTAAATAAAAATGGTAAAGTAATTTACGCAAAAGCTGGTGAAAAAGGAACAACAAATAGTAAGCCTTGTTTAGCGAAACCTGCAGAAGCAGCCGCTCTTAAAACAATATGGAACCCTGATAGTGATGCGCCAGCAGTTCAAACAGGTACAATTATTTATAAATTCTCTTTATCTAAATAA
- a CDS encoding ExbD/TolR family protein, producing MNLRGRNKVDPSFNMSSMTDIVFLLLIFFMLTSTLVTVSAIDVILPKAGGKTENSKSVAVTITNNSLFYINKSKVTSSDLESEILKEVGTDKKKTIVIRGDQDVPYKNVMKVIDIANKNKLKMILAVKGK from the coding sequence ATGAATTTAAGAGGTAGAAATAAAGTAGATCCGTCTTTCAATATGTCTTCAATGACAGATATTGTTTTTTTATTACTGATATTTTTTATGCTAACTTCTACGCTAGTAACAGTTAGTGCTATAGATGTTATTTTGCCAAAAGCAGGAGGTAAAACAGAAAACAGCAAATCAGTTGCTGTTACAATTACCAATAATTCATTATTTTATATTAATAAATCTAAAGTAACTTCTTCGGATTTAGAAAGCGAAATTTTAAAAGAAGTTGGCACGGATAAAAAGAAAACGATTGTTATAAGAGGTGATCAAGATGTTCCTTATAAAAATGTGATGAAAGTAATTGATATTGCGAATAAGAATAAATTAAAAATGATTTTAGCTGTTAAAGGTAAATAA